In Micromonospora sp. WMMA1363, a genomic segment contains:
- a CDS encoding PspC domain-containing protein produces MTTTGIPQPPYKQLRRPVTDRMVAGVASGVGRYFSVDPTLVRVIFAVTGLLTGGLALLAYPIMWFLMPEEPAGAPAWPHPTAAATAQPATHPTAFATNQPATRPTATEPATATRPTTGPTPESRPVPQPPTPPAS; encoded by the coding sequence ATGACGACCACCGGTATTCCCCAGCCCCCGTACAAGCAGCTCCGCCGCCCCGTCACCGACCGGATGGTCGCCGGGGTGGCCAGTGGAGTCGGCCGGTACTTCAGCGTCGACCCCACCCTGGTCCGGGTGATCTTCGCGGTCACCGGACTGCTGACCGGCGGGCTCGCGCTGCTCGCGTACCCGATCATGTGGTTCCTGATGCCGGAGGAGCCGGCCGGCGCGCCCGCCTGGCCGCACCCGACGGCCGCCGCCACCGCGCAGCCGGCGACCCACCCGACCGCGTTCGCGACCAACCAGCCGGCGACACGCCCCACCGCCACCGAGCCGGCGACAGCGACCAGGCCGACCACCGGTCCCACGCCGGAGTCCCGGCCGGTGCCTCAACCGCCGACGCCGCCGGCGTCGTGA
- a CDS encoding NUDIX domain-containing protein — protein MEQRRRVAAYGVLRDAGDRVLLARGSAAADFPGVWSLPGGGIEHAEHPAYAVVRAVAEETGLTVGVAGLRAAVADVLPYPDLGVALHTDRLVFDLAPLGGMRRAERHGSADLACWLTPAEAAVLPLLPFTAEVLGLPVTPLPSGALRRRAPFAPVSADRRQRFGAYGLVTDPGGRILMSLIADGYPGAGRWHLPGGGTDHGEAPEPALLRELVEEAGQFGRVVELVGVDNLHNPAAFGPEGRPLDWHGVRVVYRVAVDEPTEPQVTELAGGSTADAAWFPAGRLADLPLTDIASRAIMGRVR, from the coding sequence GTGGAGCAGCGGCGACGGGTGGCGGCATACGGCGTGCTACGGGACGCGGGCGACCGGGTGCTACTCGCACGCGGGTCGGCTGCCGCGGACTTTCCCGGGGTGTGGTCGCTTCCCGGTGGCGGGATCGAGCACGCCGAGCACCCCGCGTACGCGGTGGTTCGTGCGGTCGCCGAGGAGACCGGGCTGACGGTCGGGGTGGCCGGCCTTCGGGCGGCGGTGGCCGACGTGCTGCCGTACCCGGACCTCGGGGTCGCCCTGCACACCGACCGCCTGGTGTTCGACCTCGCGCCGCTCGGCGGAATGCGGCGCGCCGAGCGGCACGGCAGCGCCGACCTGGCCTGCTGGCTGACTCCCGCCGAAGCGGCGGTCCTGCCCTTGCTGCCGTTCACCGCCGAGGTGCTCGGCCTGCCGGTCACCCCACTGCCGTCGGGGGCACTGCGTCGCCGGGCGCCCTTCGCGCCGGTGTCGGCCGACCGACGGCAGCGCTTCGGCGCATACGGGCTGGTCACCGACCCCGGGGGGCGGATACTGATGTCCCTGATCGCGGACGGCTACCCGGGTGCCGGGCGCTGGCACCTGCCCGGTGGCGGCACCGACCACGGCGAGGCGCCGGAGCCCGCGCTGCTGCGCGAGCTGGTGGAGGAGGCGGGCCAGTTCGGGCGGGTGGTGGAGCTGGTCGGCGTGGACAACCTGCACAACCCTGCGGCGTTCGGGCCGGAGGGACGTCCGCTGGACTGGCACGGCGTGCGGGTGGTCTACCGGGTGGCGGTCGACGAGCCAACCGAACCCCAGGTGACCGAGTTGGCCGGGGGGTCGACGGCGGATGCCGCGTGGTTCCCGGCCGGGCGGCTCGCCGACCTCCCACTTACCGACATCGCATCCCGGGCGATCATGGGCCGTGTCCGCTGA
- a CDS encoding NUDIX hydrolase: MTTMLEPLRRIAAYAVCADSVGRVLLVRASERSGTPGTWSLPGGAVDHGEDPHHTVVRETAAETGLSVSVAGLKDVLADMRALPERGITIHTDRLLYHVSVRGGTLTDRVGRPTDLARWFTLDQVRELPLRSFTARALGLPGASADIVPDEPPEFPSFYAVPGPDGLHRAQRFAAYAVVTDPDGRVLLTRVSDGYPGAGCWHLPGGGTDYGEQPGAALIRELVEETGQTGRLVELLGVVSHRDAASLGPEGYPIDWHGVRAFYRVVVDQPAPPTVVDVGGSTCEARWFARDELGALPTDRLTEVTAEAVQAARLT, encoded by the coding sequence GTGACCACCATGCTGGAGCCGCTCCGCAGGATCGCGGCATACGCAGTCTGTGCTGATTCAGTCGGCCGGGTGTTGCTGGTCCGCGCGTCGGAGCGCTCCGGCACCCCCGGCACGTGGTCGTTGCCCGGTGGTGCCGTCGACCACGGCGAGGATCCCCACCACACCGTTGTTCGCGAGACCGCGGCCGAGACCGGCCTCTCGGTCAGTGTCGCCGGCCTGAAGGACGTGTTGGCCGACATGCGGGCGTTGCCCGAACGGGGCATTACCATCCATACCGACCGTCTTCTCTACCATGTTTCGGTCCGAGGCGGGACGCTTACCGACCGGGTCGGCCGGCCCACCGACCTGGCCCGGTGGTTCACCCTCGACCAGGTCCGCGAGCTGCCGCTGCGGTCGTTCACGGCTCGTGCCCTGGGATTGCCCGGCGCCTCGGCGGACATCGTCCCCGACGAGCCGCCCGAGTTTCCCTCCTTCTACGCGGTGCCTGGGCCGGACGGCCTGCACCGGGCGCAGCGTTTCGCCGCGTACGCGGTGGTCACCGACCCGGACGGGCGGGTGCTGCTCACCCGGGTCTCCGACGGGTATCCGGGGGCCGGCTGTTGGCACCTGCCCGGCGGCGGCACCGACTACGGCGAGCAGCCGGGCGCCGCCCTGATCCGGGAACTGGTCGAGGAGACCGGGCAGACCGGCCGGCTGGTCGAGCTGCTCGGCGTGGTGAGTCACCGGGACGCCGCCTCGCTCGGCCCGGAGGGGTACCCGATCGACTGGCACGGGGTCCGCGCCTTCTATCGGGTCGTGGTCGACCAGCCCGCCCCACCCACGGTCGTCGACGTGGGCGGTTCGACCTGCGAGGCCCGCTGGTTCGCCCGCGACGAACTCGGCGCTCTACCGACCGATCGTCTGACGGAGGTCACCGCCGAGGCCGTTCAGGCCGCCCGCCTCACGTGA